The Zalophus californianus isolate mZalCal1 chromosome 6, mZalCal1.pri.v2, whole genome shotgun sequence DNA window ACTATTCAAGGGGCAGTCCTACAAAATACAACGATCAAGTGTGCCGTCGCTTGAAGAAAACCACTAATGATCTTAACGAAGACAAAACGCAGACCCAAACAACAAAACATGCTGCGCACATCAAGAGCTCAACTATAAGAATTATTTTCGAGAAGCGGAAAGGTGCGTACAAACTCGCCAGCTGACTCTGCTGCATTAGCAAAAGTTCTGTCAACGGTCCCCGGGGTGGCAGCGACACCCTCGGCTCCATGACACCAAGGCGGCGGACGCAGGACACCGGGGGGCTCCGAGGCCGGGAGGTCGGGCGCCCCTCGCGCGGGGGACTGCCCACTCtgcgcgcccccgccccccgcaggccGCGGGCCCCGCTCCTGGAGAGTCCGGCTGACGCCGCAGCCGGGCACAAAGGGGTGCGGGGCCCACAGGTGTCCCTGGGTCAGTCCCCTGGCGGTCCGCCCTCCCGGCCCGCCCTCTGCAGGACCCCCGCTTACCCGGCCGGACGCCGCATCCCTGCGCTCCGCGCCGCGCTCAGGGGCGCGCTGACAGCCGGGGCCAGCGAAGGCACGGCAGAGCGGAGGGAGAAAAGCCCTCCCCGAAGGCCGCAAGGCCGCCATGGCCAGCGTCCCTCGGCTGCCGCCGCGCACGGCAAAGCCGCGCCCGCGCGAGGGGCTGCCTTACGGCACGGTCGCAAAGCCGGAGGGAGGGAGCGGCGCGGCCGACCGTGCGCTTTCCCCGCGTAAGACCGGCCTCGCGGGCGACGCGGCGCGGGGGCGGGGATCGGCGGCTGCTCCTGGGCCGCGGGCCGTTCCGGGCAGCCGTGCCAGGCGGTAGTGGCGGCGTCGGCGCGGGCGCGGGGCGGCGCGACGCCGGAGGACGTTTTCGCAGGGCGAGGGCTGttcggccgggggcggggccgcgggacTGGCGACGGCGGGAGCCGCGGAGCCGCTGGACGTCGGCGGCGGAGCGCGCGATGGCGCGGGAGGCACAGGTGAGCGCCGAGCGGCGGCTGGAGGGCCCGCgagccgcccccgccccgctcccgcCCGACCCGGCCTCGGCCAGGCGCCGCGTCCTGCCTGCGTCGGACGCGGGCCGGCCCGCTCGCTCCTCTCCCGGGGCTTCCAGTCCCGCCCGGGGGGCTCGGCGGCGCGGCCGAGCGCGGCCACCCCCTCCCCGCGCGGGCCATTGTGAGGTCAGGGCCGGCGGGCGCGTCGGGGGGTCCCGGCGCGACGCCCGGAGCGGCCGCTGAGGCCAGTAGCTGCCGCGCCACCGCCGGCCCCTTCACCGGCCGCCCGGTTCAGACCTAGCCGGCAGGGGTGAGAGGGATGCAGCTGGGGGCCCAGCTCCGGTGCCGCACCCCGTGAAGGGCTGACCTTCCACCTCGCCACGTCACCCACGGGAAGCCAGACTAAACCAGCTTAGACCTCTTCTGGGTAAAGTGCTGGCAGGGAAGGGCGAGAAGGGGGGGGAAAGAAGCCGGGCAGCCCGCCCTTCGTGGGCCTCCAGAGACATGTTCCTGGCCCGAACACCCGCAAGGGATTGGTGTCAACTGATCATCCGTCCTCGTGCGTGAGCCGGCTGGTAGAAACTCGGGAGCATGGGGGAGAAGACATGCGTGAAGGCGTTCCGGACTCGGAATGGGAGGCTAATGAATGAATTGTTCATAGTTGTCgcatttgggggcggggggaggtacTAGCCCTCCAAAGGCCAAGGCGGTGCTTTCAACACAGTGCCAGTTCACCTTTCCTTTCCTGTGGAGGGAGGATTTGCGAGGTACTCAGAGGGGGCCGGGGGAAACAGGGTGGCTTTGTAGAAGCGTGGGAAGGGTGGAGAGGAAGTGTGGAAAGTCCCGCTTCTGCGGGACTTTCGGGGGTGACTGGGATCCCCTGCTATTTCACTTTTTCTGGAAACTAGGCATAGCTTTTGGGCCAGGGGGGTGCTGGGATGGCACTGTTACCTTTGAAGGTTAAACGAGCTACTGTTTTACATCCACAAAGGTGCCCTGCTGTTGCCAACAACCAGGGCCAATGTTAATATTATGTAAGATACTTGTGCTGTCTCCAAGCTGGTAGTTGACCTCGTGCGGCACGTGTGAAGACATATGCTACTCTCTTCCAGCTGTGGACACTGGAAATTCACAGGCTCAGAGCTCCAGCTCATTCCCCACTGCAGtatgctctgttctttttttttttataaattagtttctttattattttttattttttttaaagattttatttatttgagagagaaaaaatgagagatagagagcacgagagggaagaggatcagagggagaagcagactccccgccgagcagggagcccgatgcgggactcgatcccaggactccaggatcatgacctgagccgaaggcagtcgcccaaccaactgagccacccaggcgcccctgctgtcTGTTCTTTAATCACTGCTTTGTGTAGGTGATTTTCAGGAAAGTGGATTAGTCACACTCTGTGTACTTGAGTATGACTGTTGTTTAGATAACAGTAATGATGGGCCctttttcttgaatatatttttttaaaatgataatctcAGAATAAATGAACATACGATTACTTTTCTGTAGAGACTTTGTGTAATTTGgccttcttgtcatttttttagTGCTTGTAAAACTGAACACAACAAAAGTATGGATATGGGAAACCAACATCCTTCTATCAGTAGGCTTCAGGAAATCCAAAAGGAAGTAAAAAGTATAGAACAGCAAGTAATTGGCTTCAGTGGTCTGTCAGATGACAAGAATTACAAGAAACTGGAGAGGTTTCTAACAAAACAACTCTTTGAAATAGACTCTGTAGATACTGAAGGAAAAGGAGATATTCAGCAAGCGAGGAAGAGGGCGGCACAAGAGACAGAGCGTCTTCTCAAAGAGTTGGAGCAGAATGCAAACCACCCACACCGGATCGAAATACAGAATATCTTTAAAGAAGCCCAGTCCCTGGTGAAAGAGAAGATTGTGCCATTTTATAGTGGGGGCAACTGTGTAACTGATGAATTTGAAGAAGGCATCCAGGATATCATCCTGAGGCTGACACATGTCAAAACCGGAGGGAAGATCTCCTTGCGGAAAGCGAGGTATCACACTTTAACCAAAATCTGTGCGGTGCAAGAGATCATTGAAGACTGCGTGAAAAAGCAGCCTTCTCTGCCACTCTCCGAGGATGTGCATCCTTCAGTTGCCAAAATCAACTCGGTGATGTGTGAGGTGAACAAGGCCAGGGGCACTCTGATTGCACTTCTGATGGGAGTGAATAGTAATGAGACTTGCAGGCACTTATCCTGTGTGCTCTCGGGCCTGATTGCGGATCTGGATGCTCTGGATGTGTGCGGGCGTACGGAAATCAGAAATTACCGGCGGGAGGTTGTGGAAGATATCAacaaattattgaaatatttggATTTGGAAGAGGAAGCAGATACTACTTATGCATTTGACCTGGGACAGAatcattccattttaaagatagaaaaggtcctcaagagaatgagagaaataaaaaatgaacttctTCAAGCACAAAACCCTCCTGAATTATACCTGAGCTCCAAAACAGAATTGCAGGGTCTGATTGGACAGTTGGATGAGATCAGTCTCGAGAAGAACCCTTGCATCCGGGAAGCTCGGAGAAGAGCGGTGATTGAGGTGCAAACCCTGATAACCTACATCGACTTGAAGGAGGCCCTGGAGAAGAGGAAGGCATTTGCTTGTGAGGAGCACCCGTCCCATAAAGCGGTCTGGAACATCCTTGGAAACTTGGCCGAGATCCAGGGCGAAGTTCTTTCATTTGATGGGAACCGAACTGATAAGAACTACATCAGGCTGGAAGAGCTGCTCACCAAGCAGCTGCTAGCCCTGGACGCCGTCGACCC harbors:
- the BAG5 gene encoding BAG family molecular chaperone regulator 5, with protein sequence MDMGNQHPSISRLQEIQKEVKSIEQQVIGFSGLSDDKNYKKLERFLTKQLFEIDSVDTEGKGDIQQARKRAAQETERLLKELEQNANHPHRIEIQNIFKEAQSLVKEKIVPFYSGGNCVTDEFEEGIQDIILRLTHVKTGGKISLRKARYHTLTKICAVQEIIEDCVKKQPSLPLSEDVHPSVAKINSVMCEVNKARGTLIALLMGVNSNETCRHLSCVLSGLIADLDALDVCGRTEIRNYRREVVEDINKLLKYLDLEEEADTTYAFDLGQNHSILKIEKVLKRMREIKNELLQAQNPPELYLSSKTELQGLIGQLDEISLEKNPCIREARRRAVIEVQTLITYIDLKEALEKRKAFACEEHPSHKAVWNILGNLAEIQGEVLSFDGNRTDKNYIRLEELLTKQLLALDAVDPQGEEKCKAARKQAVKLAQNILSYLDLKSDEWEY